A genomic segment from Pseudomonadota bacterium encodes:
- a CDS encoding alkene reductase has product MVNDALLKPIKIGRYELPNRVFMSPMTRSRANNSDNAATPLIAEYYSQRASAGLLITEGSQISKQGVGYINTPGIHSQAQVEGWKQVTKTVHDKNGHIFCQLWHCGRMSHPDFHGGELPVAPSAINPKDKSFTKEGFKDTVTPRSLTVSEIHDITKDFKKAAENAIAAGFDGVEIHSANGYLIHQFFTNCSNIRTDEYGGSHENKARFFFETLEAIGGAIGSDRVGIRLNPSAHGFFGITIDEDTIPTFEYIVERLNDYRDLAYAHLVEPMVPVDQVSYAVQEIAKHFRPRYKGTLVINGRFNRDRGNDVLEQSLADAVAFGKPFISNPDLVERILQGADWARWNENTFYTTGSEGYTDYPPFEG; this is encoded by the coding sequence ATGGTAAACGATGCTCTATTAAAACCGATAAAGATTGGAAGATATGAACTTCCGAATCGCGTGTTCATGTCCCCAATGACGCGAAGCCGTGCGAACAACTCTGATAATGCTGCAACACCACTCATAGCGGAATATTATTCCCAGCGGGCATCTGCAGGCCTCCTCATAACCGAGGGGTCCCAAATCTCAAAACAGGGTGTCGGTTATATCAATACCCCGGGCATTCATAGCCAAGCCCAAGTTGAGGGATGGAAGCAGGTCACCAAGACCGTCCATGACAAGAATGGGCATATCTTCTGTCAACTCTGGCACTGCGGTCGGATGTCCCATCCCGATTTTCATGGCGGCGAGCTTCCCGTCGCACCCTCCGCTATTAATCCTAAAGACAAGTCCTTTACTAAGGAGGGGTTCAAAGATACCGTAACGCCGCGATCCCTGACCGTTAGCGAAATTCATGACATTACAAAGGACTTCAAAAAGGCGGCTGAGAATGCGATCGCTGCCGGTTTTGATGGTGTAGAAATCCATTCAGCCAATGGGTATCTAATCCATCAGTTTTTTACCAACTGTTCCAATATACGGACAGACGAATACGGTGGCAGTCACGAAAACAAAGCACGCTTTTTCTTTGAGACGCTGGAAGCCATAGGTGGTGCCATCGGATCCGATAGAGTGGGAATTCGGCTGAATCCCTCAGCGCATGGTTTCTTCGGCATCACGATTGACGAGGATACAATCCCTACCTTTGAATATATCGTGGAGCGATTAAACGATTACCGGGATCTTGCTTACGCCCATCTTGTTGAACCCATGGTTCCCGTGGATCAAGTGTCCTATGCGGTGCAGGAAATCGCAAAACATTTTCGCCCACGTTACAAAGGCACACTGGTGATCAACGGTCGTTTCAATCGTGACCGTGGTAACGATGTCTTGGAACAGAGTCTTGCAGACGCTGTCGCTTTTGGTAAACCCTTCATATCGAATCCTGAT
- a CDS encoding dienelactone hydrolase family protein, translating to MALLINRKAKREKMYLNSWLRPLFLTVPLCLVLLLFPACHKAGLQTAAGPPPVRGLEQKIATSVPERVSFDSLDRDPGTGKPLAIQALLFKPEGADSRRLPAVVALHGCGGMYSTSKSKRDTLSIRHQMMADLLVSEGYAVLFPDSFRSRGFEEICTVENKKRKLTQQHRRKDAQGALVWLQRRDDVLPERIALLGWSHGASAVLATINAKQPAVANWRDREPPRPYFRAGVAFYPGCNDSLKARGGYTLAAPITFFIGGSDDWTAPGPCVDLAAKLLAAGEAATITVYPDTYHGFDGPSTQPRLRLEVPNGVNPGKGVTVASNPAARDDAYAKLKKYLREHLGP from the coding sequence GTGGCGTTGCTCATAAATCGGAAAGCTAAAAGAGAAAAGATGTACCTGAATTCTTGGTTGCGGCCACTGTTTCTCACGGTGCCGCTATGTCTGGTCTTGCTGCTATTTCCCGCCTGCCACAAAGCGGGACTGCAAACTGCGGCCGGGCCGCCCCCGGTCCGGGGCTTGGAGCAAAAGATCGCGACATCGGTGCCCGAACGCGTCAGCTTCGATTCTCTGGATCGCGACCCCGGGACCGGCAAGCCGTTGGCCATCCAGGCGTTGTTGTTCAAGCCCGAAGGCGCCGATTCCCGGCGACTGCCCGCCGTTGTCGCGTTGCACGGCTGCGGCGGCATGTACAGCACCTCGAAATCAAAAAGGGACACGCTGTCTATTCGTCACCAGATGATGGCTGACCTTCTGGTCTCCGAAGGTTATGCAGTACTCTTCCCAGACAGTTTTCGTTCGCGTGGCTTCGAGGAAATCTGCACCGTTGAGAACAAAAAGCGCAAGCTCACGCAACAACACCGGCGGAAGGATGCGCAGGGTGCACTGGTTTGGCTGCAACGCCGCGATGATGTGCTGCCGGAGCGCATCGCGCTGCTCGGATGGTCGCATGGTGCGAGTGCGGTGCTCGCCACGATCAACGCGAAACAGCCTGCCGTTGCCAACTGGCGGGATCGCGAGCCTCCCAGACCCTATTTTCGAGCCGGCGTCGCGTTTTATCCCGGCTGTAATGACTCGCTGAAGGCTCGTGGTGGTTACACACTCGCCGCACCCATCACGTTTTTCATTGGCGGCAGCGATGACTGGACGGCACCAGGCCCCTGCGTGGATCTTGCGGCAAAGCTCTTGGCTGCGGGCGAAGCTGCAACGATCACTGTTTACCCGGATACGTATCACGGTTTTGACGGACCATCGACACAACCGCGACTCCGTCTCGAGGTGCCCAATGGGGTCAATCCCGGCAAGGGCGTGACCGTGGCGAGTAATCCGGCAGCGCGCGATGACGCCTATGCGAAACTGAAAAAATATTTGCGCGAACATCTCGGGCCTTGA
- a CDS encoding type II toxin-antitoxin system RelE/ParE family toxin has protein sequence GLKERVADAIDVIARNPRLDGHIKKLKGDLKHMHRFRMGDLRILYEIDDAQENVWIKTIEWRGSAYK, from the coding sequence ACGGCTTGAAGGAAAGAGTAGCGGACGCCATTGATGTCATTGCCCGGAATCCCCGCCTGGACGGGCATATCAAGAAGTTGAAGGGGGACCTCAAGCACATGCATCGTTTCCGCATGGGCGATCTGCGTATCCTTTACGAGATCGACGATGCGCAAGAGAATGTGTGGATCAAGACCATCGAATGGAGAGGATCGGCATACAAATAA